The following proteins are encoded in a genomic region of Oreochromis aureus strain Israel breed Guangdong linkage group 8, ZZ_aureus, whole genome shotgun sequence:
- the pkd1b gene encoding LOW QUALITY PROTEIN: polycystin-1 (The sequence of the model RefSeq protein was modified relative to this genomic sequence to represent the inferred CDS: inserted 1 base in 1 codon) — MRATLVPQKHSLPWIICMVLITTAGENIPCPQGSQVHLTSLRCYWLSEMAVSWFEAQASCRTTLGGDLASADSLELQSFFLHAFPVKTTVWVWLQDSDQEGVAQPQSPIWWDKDDDSLGECTQMALGTLGRWRKAQCAGEYRFICEMEVNEPLPSVDSYLIGLALMTGIYAETNVQLLPSVPDIGRHTVEMQLFPGLWFSHAGQLLSVELVVQPSPVSSLARVQILRPYCNPNYHLVPPGCSSLLNPFSCCSAVPLCNTTGGCSIGQYWCHLLEACVLTTSPCSTYDSAIGNRGFALPPRYSDQPPFYHVVADVPLKINPTFELNTIRLPLLEQAIVVYPDDIVAIQHTLDSGTFLHCLNSEASRNSPWRQSYLSFRGMEWGGWLEGVTLLPQGSKWVDGVVCNLRMLYVDTLHRATEHEDIFDYTQTETATVSGNRPLTTGPNPSLRSKFQLEVIHPLPDDKNQIHVQINIPTVIILKALFGEKASSSWSAPVLQTGVPFLPSCPENMFQSSLGCRKQSQDSWFSSVTLVLSSPGIQILNISVMDVQSFQSLCVKVCGYEPVMGLSVEPHGCLRMLVDTSQSFTATVESGSSVKFSWVIDDLKEFAYEGESYSVMFKKPAEYKLLSQQILLTADEITLLADPEFLSVSEVVTMDVTHLYTVRVRVDISLPVTFRWDFGDGSSSVIHTQPAPCQSMKAHVARREKQMYIQDSVNYSYRIPEDYTLHVQVSNQYDNTETSMKINVRPQLISLFISPSTLVPVVNQTFHLEASXEPSTFVVFYTWDFGDGSKAVQSIHARTGHRFGSAEVYNITVLANNTVSSISAWHLVVVMEKISGLTVSSNRSIEVGSATDFKAEVSTGTDLLWDFDFGDGSRQENLTDGSISHIYKFPGNYTVEVTVCNSVSKAVQSIIVEVYGLTIRGVLPTECIMSGKDTQFTALVNGNISSLTFHWLFKDSNVTVIGQATAMHIFPSHGIFHVNLTVFSSFTRTSFNTSICVQSPITNVVMQSSQSVVAVGEQICISVLVSPEQMMGYQFKWFSNSYDLAAVTENSERCFVFKDEGVEEVTVTASNKVSNKTAKVNITIQKPVSGLSIRHNSQSDALIVNTVASFWIASCAGTNVSVLWNFGDGSPAEQKHNVSHVFTLLGQFTVTAIAFNAVSRDSTTLTVNVLLPVSDLSLHTSQPYSVVGEETVITAVSSAGISSASYFWTVEGIFLTSQGTHEFRFAFPRPGVYRVSVIAQNLLSKREADILIEAFERIEGLQIECQSLINEKYIPTHEEVLFTTSVTKGSNITFHWLARQSETTQQIAGEGELFHLLPGTLGNLSVQLRAFNVLGEVTKSVSLVVVERVKNAVITVQSNFVAWKKVVNISVFVDTGSDLQYLWHINANLLPLQTQEPFLLYTFPSLGSFLVTVVVWNAVSQSNNTKQFLVQEEVQDVGFQIDNNTHPFYVNASATLSFYGFIHKGNDLHWDWKARTAKQNIFTSTSQTFSYRFPHAGTYQVYLNVSNEISWQMVSHDVTVQDAIKGLVLGNSKSSFCSNEQVTFIPTISRGSNVSFLITFQNKHWTQSHDIFEGQYTTSSLPVGRHIVTVQAFNQVSSAEASSGILITEQVQGLQLVNCCSSTLEAQKGTQFKAEVQSGFPVNYTWMFHLERSRPTWLMGKDVIFTPLDNGSLFVSVSASNGQCSQTVNLTATVEWPVRKVKLVCRSKKIFVEHAVRFSATVGKGSNIKYVWDFGESKELLVTESNAVNHTYYNTGKYKVMVTVFNSVSNVSSQLHIEVEDLQCSSPQASLVQSQSTIFRSRTSFFEVSVNINCSSYKTLYLWEVFTESDCTYGNTDISGNKVILQNLEDATLFLSIPKHALNVGSYCLVFTLSFQETPILLKLKTNITVVHSPLVAFIKGGSHRLWSSLNNLVLDGSNSYDPDIEPGVEDALQYHWTCMTEVTVSEAHLLPVTIECVSCSVHSSANHISYNTPVVLSGHCGQCDDQAQYKWRAHDQSGLSLVLDEVTTKGKYSRSLVVRSGILQPGQSYYFALDVAQPHSGERGSAILMIQTNNPPHGGLCDLSPESDIQLLETKVTYNCSGWQDDESRVSQLIYTFQVALCQLISTVCPVLTLYRGTQSTFSTLVPVGSPGQRETVSVIRVILLVENHQGAKAVALNRTLTVENPAVNEAASQWLKNKSQTELWGLVQHGNPQEIIPYSIALTSKLNQMDFEWTTEGLMDRREIRENVTEALASLPVSTLLDVDQISATLSQSVSVPSELVRETSQKKVLETVGKMIHVIEKETDPAVLSAADTGRNILNVIGGTLAAASESASGFYPAYSGTLQGTSVISLSALSYAGALMRTLMRSYVSGEVPFLLSTNYITSVGFQGDPSDLLCQSNQITRQSSFPDKSKASHHCQFTMPSSLIARLENTESEVVQVLFGLEKILDANALLEGANPPISTTLVAMELSTPQGQPIPIVGLDPEQAIQVSLPNKYSLDHGNEGVREDGNGTCLTVTLPTKGQLNFTVKVPDSLDENAGLYISFKFTLAPGATPLPVGHVKIEASSAVPRTNASQDSLVREWALTLSHLASSSEETIFLSPLSLCQYYNVKERRWSREGLRPLEGSTLHTALCLTQHLTMFGASLFVHPGAVVLLPPSGEPVRNMVVGIICAALVLIHLLVGLIAHKLDHLDSLRLSQVPLCGRPGLYHYRVLVKTGWRPGAGTTAHAGISLYGVKKSGSHHLQRDGAFQRGSLDQFHVETDDNLGEVWKIRIWHDNTGLDPSWYVQHVVVWDPQTDHMFFFLLDDWLSVDNETNSTVEKEVLACCPEELTLFKRVFTSQLIFGMVDRHLWLSLLERPPHSCFTRGQRATCSALMLHLYLALGALWYGAVGTVGHSGPISAHLVANVETVAVGMTVAVLVFPLQCFLCFLFRKAHSRVTVDMSVPPSPVCHSVEMDVFLGQSEFSCPTFLSLPDSSGRVTDSPSSLPESKALDSSILDFWAASGLAPKKDEAHQEDGIVAWPSCDSLLSLPAGSSPSKPTLAPDACKASSARQLKRKKALMQLHLTPHKSPDRNSNRVQVHSHNLTTLLTLSEEDLLMSIEAAEDTADAKNSNSDSGRDSPRNTSSVSTMRSTSCSSWSEHSEDNSQYGTGLYKCPSVDSMASTFLPSTSPDSTCSSYTTRIGVARSQPGRLLPRWALRVIYPLLAVLLGVCLAVVGLYGSFFSRTVVLMWLVSALSAFLTSALLLEPLKVCVLALIYTVLWRPVDPEVEEQLAQEATVVRPFAEQSGKVRPPCGYGLLQAKEEARKVRALQSLMRHCVWQLLFLLLVLMVNYQDATEQRQARLLHSTIKRRLHASPLGFPNLTSLKDWFDTELWINHTLVPHLHQNPSLRLVGLTQLQYTHALGSQVVHLQSNNSGTIPQLVTAPHMAGKSRKQFEALSIEFTQYHRESALFLCVCIKLKWTRTQAITSCLSIHPLLIPLSVSGLDLQTALPILLLISALLIVLGELWSVATERAQYLHQCHHWFQLLLAFLLLTTAILQLRFLSCASSCVSQVKNNILNILTAGNLTVCAEVGCDRQSVAQSLEGAAASGCPTTAAAAVLHSPWECVEGFLSAQETSVSVLSFLHGRKVLQRICQLHPILGPLYGLLLMGGGVWLLARLCGAVLIHIYRAEQAELFHPTIKPQDYEMVEFFIKRLKLWMGLTKAKQFRHRVKFKGMDIPPSRFSQESCLSTLSSTVSYSRSRSLSSTFSSPRSLSSALSNRSEDSSVSELGFEVQQYLDSLLPCVTALLSCFDRVNQISEDIYNLEIKLEEVQMRRRNTSINYEKKSERIFGELGISTGADEGRITGEVTHRKTSLHHPKLQVSLPSTLESSVPSVYMFPNTYISYSEFESVAVQPQPASDVYSSEVAAPTPAISVLYSKAPQFEKFPRRRAWHSGSSHSADAAQRTFQLLEVCPCRNGEDNSAFNPRPKSEEGLKRSIRDGIPVKRKAWISERPETE, encoded by the exons ATGAGAGCCACGCTTGTGCCGCAGAAACACTCTTTACCATGGATTATTTGTATGGTTTTGATCACAACTGCTGGAG AGAACATTCCCTGCCCACAAGGCAGTCAGGTTCATCTGACCAGCCTACGATGCTATTGGCTGTCAGAGATGGCAGTGTCATGGTTTGAAGCACAGGCTTCATGCAGAACGACCCTTGGAGGGGACTTAGCATCGGCTGACAGCCTGGAACTTCAAAGTTTCTTTCTCCATGCCTTTCCAGT GAAAACCACTGTGTGGGTATGGCTGCAGGACTCTGACCAGGAAGGGGTTGCACAGCCACAAAGTCCAATATGGTGGGACAAAGATGATGATAGTCTAGGGGAGTGCACTCAGATGGCACTGGGAACACTGGGAAGGTGGAGGAAGGCCCAGTGTGCAGGAGAATACCGTTTCATCTGTGAAATGGAAGTAAATG AGCCTTTACCATCTGTAGACAGTTACCTCATTGGATTGGCTCTCATGACCGGCATATATGCAGAAACCAACGTACAGCTTCTTCCCAGTGTTCCAGACATCGGACGGCACACAGTAGAG ATGCAGCTTTTCCCGGGCTTGTGGTTCAGCCATGCAGGTCAGTTGTTATCAGTGGAACTGGTGGTCCAGCCCAGTCCTGTGTCCTCTCTGGCTCGTGTCCAGATACTTCGGCCCTACTGCAACCCTAACTACCACTTGGTACCTCCAG gCTGCAGCTCTCTCCTTAATCCATTCAGCTGCTGCTCAGCAGTACCTCTGTGTAACACTACAGGGGGCTGCAGCATTGGGCAGTACTGGTGCCATCTACTGGAAGCCTGCGTGCTCACCACCAGTCCATGCAGTACCTATGACTCTGCCATCGGAAATCGGGGCTTTGCTTTACCGCCAAGATACTCCGACCAACCACCGTTCTACCACGTGGTGGCAGACGTGCCTCTGAAAATTAACCCTACCTTCGAGCTGAACACCATAAGG ctGCCCCTCTTAGAGCAAGCCATCGTGGTTTACCCTGATGATATTGTGGCTATACAGCACACTCTTGACTCTGGAACATTTCTACATTGCCTAAACAGCGAAGCCTCACGAAACTCTCCCTGGCGCCAAAGTTACCTGTCCTTTAGGGGGATGGAGTGGGGAGGCTGGTTGGAAGGAGTTACTTTACTGCCCCAAGGAAGCAAGTGGGTGGATGGAGTTGTGTGCAATCTAAGGATGCTTTATGTGGACACCCTTCACAGAGCTACGGAGCATGAAGACATCTTTGACTATACTCAGACAGAGACAGCCACTGTCAGTGGTAATAGGCCCCTTACTACAGGTCCTAATCCCAGTCTTAGGTCTAAATTCCAACTTGAGGTCATTCACCCACTCCCAGATGATAAGAACCAGATTCATGTCCAAATCAATATCCCAACTGTCATTATTCTCAAGGCCCTGTTTGGAGAAAAAGCCAGCAGCTCATGGTCAGCCCCGGTGCTCCAGACTGGAGTTCCGTTTCTTCCATCCTGTCCTGAAAATATGTTTCAGTCTTCACTTGGCTGTAGGAAGCAATCCCAGGATTCCTGGTTTTCATCTGTGACTCTGGTCTTATCATCACCTGGAATTCAGATCCTGAACATCAGTGTGATGGACGTACAAAGCTTTCAGAGTTTGTGTGTGAAGGTTTGTGGCTACGAGCCTGTGATGGGGCTTAGTGTTGAGCCACATGGATGCCTGAGGATGCTTGTAGATACATCGCAG tcaTTTACAGCCACAGTGGAGAGCGGCTCTTCAGTAAAATTCTCATGGGTGATTGACGACCTGAAAGAGTTTGCCTATGAAGGGGAATCTTACAGCGTAATGTTCAAGAAACCTGCTGAGTATAAGctgctg AGCCAGCAAATCCTCCTGACTGCAGATGAAATCACGCTGCTAGCTGACCCAGAGTTCCTGTCAGTCAGTGAGGTTGTGACTATGGATGTTACTCACCTCTACACTGTGAGGGTCAGAGTTGATATCTCCCTTCCAGTTACCTTTAG ATGGGATTTTGGGGATGGTAGTAGCAGTGTTATCCACACGCAGCCTGCTCCATGTCAGTCCATGAAAGCACATGTGGCAAGAAGAGAGAAGCAAATGTATATCCAGGACTCGGTAAACTACAGCTATCGGATcccag AGGACTACACACTTCACGTTCAAGTCTCCAATCAATATGACAACACTGAAACATCCATGAAGATAAATGTCCGCCCTCAATTAATAAGCCTCTTCATTTCCCCTTCCACTTTGGTACCTGTTGTCAACCAGACTTTCCATCTGGAAGCTT ACGAACCCTCCACTTTTGTTGTCTTCTACACATGGGACTTTGGAGATGGTTCTAAAGCTGTCCAAAGCATCCACGCTAGAACTGGCCATAGGTTTGGATCTGCAGAAGTATACAACATCACAGTACTGGCTAATAACACAGTTTCATCCATTAGTGCCTGGCATTTGGTGGTAGTTATGGAGAAAATCTCTGGATTAACTGTCTCCAGCAACAGATCAATTGAAGTTGGCTCTGCTACAGATTTCAAAGCTGAGGTTTCCACTGGCACTGACCTCCTCTGGGATTTTGACTTTGGTGATGGGTCCCGGCAGGAGAATCTTACGGATGGTTCCATCTCACACATCTATAAGTTTCCAGGGAACTATACAGTAGAAGTGACTGTCTGTAATTCTGTCAGCAAAGCTGTTCAGTCTATCATTGTTGAGGTCTATGGTTTGACTATTAGAGGTGTTCTCCCGACAGAATGCATCATGAGTGGAAAAGACACGCAGTTTACAGCTCTGGTGAATGGAAACATATCCAGTCTGACTTTCCATTGGCTGTTTAAAGACTCAAATGTAACTGTGATAGGACAGGCCACAGCCATGCATATATTTCCAAGCCATGGTATTTTTCATGTTAACCTGACTGTGTTTAGTTCTTTCACACGTACCTCATTTAATACGAGTATCTGTGTTCAAAGTCCAATAACGAATGTTGTGATGCAATCCTCACAGAGTGTGGTGGCAGTTGGCGAACAAATATGCATTAGTGTGTTAGTGTCCCCTGAACAGATGATGGGTTATCAGTTCAAATGGTTTAGTAACTCTTATGATCTTGCTGCTGTAACAGAAAACTCTGAGAGGTGTTTTGTCTTTAAAGATGAAGGTGTTGAAGAGGTGACAGTAACAGCAAGTAACAAAGTCAGCAACAAAACAGCCAAAGTTAACATTACCATTCAAAAACCAGTGAGTGGACTTTCTATTAGGCATAATAGCCAAAGTGATGCACTGATTGTCAATACAGTAGCATCATTTTGGATTGCCAGTTGTGCTGGCACCAATGTGTCAGTGCTGTGGAACTTTGGAGATGGGTCGCCAGCAGAGCAGAAACATAATGTCTCACATGTCTTTACCTTGTTGGGTCAGTTCACAGTCACTGCAATAGCATTTAACGCTGTTAGCCGGGACTCTACAACCCTCACAGTGAATGTATTACTCCCTGTTTCAGACCTTTCACTTCACACCAGCCAGCCTTATTCTGTGGTAGGAGAGGAAACTGTCATCACAGCAGTTAGCAGTGCTGGAATTAGCAGTGCCAGCTACTTTTGGACAGTAGAAggcatatttttaaccagtcaGGGAACTCATGAGTTTAGATTTGCTTTCCCGAGACCAGGAGTGTATCGAGTAAGCGTTATAGCACAGAATCTATTGAGTAAAAGAGAGGCAGATATTTTGATTGAGGCATTTGAAAGAATAGAGGGACTTCAGATTGAATGTCAAAGCCTGATAAATGAGAAATATATACCAACTCATGAGGAAGTGTTGTTTACTACTTCAGTCACCAAAGGCTCCAACATTACTTTCCATTGGCTTGCCAGACAGAGTGAAACAACCCAACAAATTGCAGGTGAAGGAGAACTTTTTCATTTGTTACCTGGAACACTTGGTAATCTTTCAGTTCAGCTTAGAGCCTTCAATGTGTTGGGTGAGGTTACCAAGAGTGTTTCTTTAGTAGTAGTTGAACGTGTAAAAAATGCAGTCATAACAGTACAGTCAAATTTTGTGGCATGGAAGAAAGTAGTGAATATCTCTGTTTTTGTGGATACCGGATCAGACTTACAATACCTTTGGCATATAAATGCTAACCTTTTACCCCTTCAGACACAAGAACCTTTTCTGCTTTACACTTTTCCAAGTCTGGGTTCTTTTCTTGTCACAGTTGTAGTTTGGAACGCTGTTAGCCAGAGTAACAACACCAAACAGTTTTTGGTTCAGGAAGAAGTCCAAGATGTAGGCTTTCAAATTGACAACAACACACATCCATTTTATGTCAATGCAAGTGCTACTCTTTCCTTTTATGGGTTTATTCACAAGGGTAATGATCTGCATTGGGACTGGAAAGCTAgaactgcaaaacaaaacatttttacctCAACCAGTCAAACATTTAGCTACAGATTTCCACATGCAGGCACCTACCAGGTGTATCTGAATGTTTCCAATGAGATAAGTTGGCAGATGGTTTCACACGATGTCACAGTCCAGGATGCAATCAAAGGTCTCGTGCTGGGCAATAGCAAGTCCTCCTTCTGTAGTAACGAACAAGTAACATTTATTCCAACAATCTCCAGAGGAAGTAATGTAAGCTTTCTTATAACTTTCCAAAACAAACATTGGACTCAAAGTCATGATATTTTTGAAGGCCAATACACCACATCAAGTCTTCCAGTCGGGAGACACATAGTTACAGTTCAAGCTTTCAACCAGGTCAGTAGTGCAGAGGCGTCCTCTGGCATTCTAATCACTGAGCAAGTTCAAGGTTTGCAACTTGTAAACTGTTGTTCTAGTACTCTAGAAGCTCAGAAAGGAACCCAATTCAAAGCAGAGGTTCAAAGTGGATTTCCAGTCAACTACACCTGGATGTTTCACTTGGAAAGGTCAAGGCCCACTTGGCTCATGGGAAAAGATGTCATCTTTACTCCCTTGGATAATGGTTCATTATTTGTTAGTGTGTCAGCCAGCAATGGACAATGCTCTCAGACAGTAAACCTGACTGCTACAGTTGAGTGGCCTGTTAGGAAAGTAAAGCTTGTCTGTCGttcaaagaaaatatttgtTGAACATGCTGTCCGATTTTCTGCAACAGTGGGCAAAGGAAGCAATATTAAATATGTGTGGGACTTTGGAGAGTCCAAGGAATTATTAGTGACAGAGTCAAATGCTGTTAACCACACTTATTATAACACTGGCAAATACAAAGTTATGGTCACAGTTTTCAACAGTGTCAGCAATGTGTCCTCACAGCTACACATAGAGGTGGAGGATCTTCAATGTTCCAGCCCTCAGGCCTCCCTGGTTCAAAGCCAGTCTACTATATTCAGGTCTAGAACAAGTTTCTTTGAAGTAAGTGTGAATATTAATTGCTCTTCTTACAAGACTCTCTATTTGTGGGAGGTATTCACCGAGTCAGACTGTACCTACGGCAACACTGATATTTCCGGAAACAAAGTCATTCTCCAAAATCTGGAGGATGCAACGCTTTTTCTCTCAATCCCAAAGCATGCGCTTAATGTAGGGAGCTACTGCCTGGTATTCACACTTTCATTCCAGGAAACTCCCATCCTCCTCAAACTGAAGACTAACATCACAGTGGTCCACTCACCATTAGTAGCTTTCATCAAGGGAGGCTCCCACAGATTGTGGTCCAGCCTAAACAACCTTGTCCTTGATGGATCCAACTCTTATGACCCTGATATTGAGCCAGGAGTAGAAGATGCCCTTCAGTATCACTGGACCTGCATGACAGAG GTAACTGTCAGTGAAGCTCACTTACTTCCTGTGACTATAGAATGTGTATCCTGTTCTGTTCACTCATCTGCTAACCACATCAGTTACAACACCCCTGTTGTCCTTTCTGGACATTGTGGACAATGTGATGACCAGGCACAG TACAAATGGAGAGCTCATGATCAAAGTGGTCTGTCCCTTGTCCTTGATGAGGTCACCACTAAAGGGAAATATTCTCGCAGCTTGGTGGTGCGATCAGGTATCCTTCAGCCGGGACAGAGTTATTACTTTGCCCTAGATGTAGCCCAGCCTCACAGTGGGGAGCGGGGCAGTGCCATCTTGATGATACAAACAAACAATCCACCACATGGCGGCCTGTGTGATCTGAGTCCAGAGTCAGACATACAACTACTGGAGACAAAGGTCACCTACAACTGTTCAG GATGGCAAGATGATGAAAGCAGAGTCTCTCAGTTGATCTATACCTTCCAGGTGGCATTATGTCAACTCATTAGCACTGTGTGCCCTGTGCTCACACTCTATAG GGGCACACAGTCAACATTCAGCACACTGGTCCCTGTGGGAAGTCCTGGACAACGAGAAACCGTGTCAGTTATCAGAGTTATTCTGCTTGTAGAGAACCATCAAGGGGCAAAAGCTGTGGCTTTAAACAG AACACTGACAGTGGAAAATCCTGCAGTCAATGAAGCTGCCAGTCAGTGGCTGAAAAACAAGAGCCAGACTGAACTGTGGGGTTTGGTCCAACATGGTAACCCTCAAGAAATCATCCCATATTCCATTGCCCTCACCAGCAAGCTCAATCAG ATGGACTTTGAATGGACCACCGAGGGACTCATGGATAGGAGGGAGATCCGCGAAAATGTAACAGAAGCTCTCGCCTCTCTCCCAGTGTCCACCTTACTAGATGTTGATCAGATCAGCGCGACACTGTCACAGTCTGTG TCTGTTCCCAGTGAGCTGGTACGTGAAACCTCTCAGAAGAAAGTTTTGGAAACTGTGGGGAAGATGATCCATGTAATAGAGAAAGAGACGGATCCTGCCGTTTTGTCAGCTGCAGATACAGGAAGAAACATCCTTAATGTCATAG GTGGTACTCTGGCAGCTGCGTCTGAATCAGCCAGTGGTTTTTACCCAGCCTACTCGGGAACTCTGCAGGGAACATCAGTAATCTCCCTGTCAGCACTGAGCTATGCTGGAGCTCTAATGCGCACACTGATGCGTTCATATGTTTCTGGCGAGGTGCCTTTTTTGCTCTCCACCAACTATATCACCTCAGTGGGTTTCCAAGGAGACCCTTCTGATCTCCTCTGCCAGTCAAACCAGATAACAAGACAGTCGTCATTTCCTGACAAATCTAAGGCTTCTCATCATTGTCAGTTTACTATGCCCTCGTCCCTGATAGCTCGTCTGGAGAATACAGAGTCTGAGGTGGTGCAGGTGTTGTTCGGTTTGGAAAAAATACTGGATGCCAACGCTTTACTGGAAGGAGCCAATCCTCCAATTTCCACCACTCTTGTGGCCATGGAGCTCAGCACTCCTCAGGGTCAGCCCATACCCATTGTGGGTTTGGACCCTGAACAAGCCATTCAGGTCTCCCTGCCAAATAAGTACTCCTTGGATCATGGAAATGAGGGAGTACGTGAAGATGGGAATGGGACATGTCTTACTGTAACACTACCGACTAAAGGACAGCTGAACTTCACAGTAAAAGTTCCAGATAGCCTGGATGAAAATGCAGGTTTATATATCTCCTTCAAGTTCACCTTGGCTCCAG GAGCAACTCCACTGCCCGTAGGACATGTCAAGATTGAAGCGAGCTCTGCAGTGCCGAGGACTAATGCATCCCAGGATTCCCTGGTGAGAGAGTGGGCTCTTACACTCTCTCATCTGGCCAGCTCCTCGGAAGAAACCATTTTTCTGTCTCCCCT CTCTCTGTGCCAGTACTACAATGTGAAGGAGAGGCGTTGGAGCAGGGAAGGTCTTcgaccactagagggcagcaCACTCCACACAGCGCTCTGTCTCACCCAGCACCTCACCATGTTTGGGGCCAGTTTGTTTGTTCAtccaggggctgttgttttgctACCACCT TCAGGAGAACCTGTGAGGAACATGGTGGTAGGGATTATCTGTGCTGCCCTGGTTTTGATTCACCTGCTGGTGGGGCTCATTGCCCACAAGCTGGACCACTTAGACAGCCTGAGACTGAGTCAGGTTCCTCTGTGTGGGCGACCCGGGCTGTACCACTACAGAGTGCTGGTAAAGACTGGCTGGAGGCCCGGGGCAG GAACTACGGCGCACGCTGGCATTAGTTTGTATGGTGTGAAAAAGAGCGGCTCGCACCATCTGCAGAGGGATGGAGCTTTCCAGCGTGGCAGCCTGGACCAGTTTCATGTGGAGACAGATGACAACCTGGGAGAAGTCTGGAAAATTCGCATCTGGCATGATAACACAG GTTTGGACCCATCATGGTATGTGCAACATGTGGTGGTGTGGGACCCTCAGACAGACCACATGTTCTTCTTCCTGTTAGACGATTGGCTCTCTGTTGACAATGAGACGAATAGCACAGTGGAGAAGGAAGTACTTGCCTGTT GTCCAGAGGAGCTCACTCTATTTAAAAGGGTGTTCACCTCCCAGCTGATATTTGGCATGGTCGACCGCCACCTGTGGCTATCCCTGTTGGAACGCCCCCCTCACAGCTGTTTCACGAGGGGACAGAGAGCTACCTGCAGTGCCCTTATGCTGCATCTCTACCTGGCATTGGGGGCTCTGTGGTATGGAGCTGTTGGCACTGTGGGGCACAG CGGACCCATTTCAGCCCATCTGGTGGCCAACGTGGAGACGGTTGCTGTGGGGATGACTGTTGCTGTGCTGGTGTTTcctctccagtgtttcctctgCTTCTTGTTTAGAAAAGCTCACAGTCGG GTAACCGTGGACATGTcagtccctccctctcctgtttgtCACTCTGTGGAGATGGACGTATTCCTTGGCCAATCGGAGTTCTCCTGCCCTACTTTTCTGTCTTTGCCAGATTCCTCTGGCCGAGTCACTGACAGTCCTTCATCC TTGCCGGAGAGTAAGGCCTTAGACTCCAGCATCTTAGACTTCTGGGCTGCCTCGGGTTTGGCGCCCAAGAAGGACGAAGCACATCAAGAAGATGGCATTGTAGCGTGGCCATCATGTGACAGCCTACTCAGTCTACCAGCGGGTTCAAGTCCCTCCAAGCCAACCTTAGCCCCTGACGCCTGCAAGGCTTCATCTGCTCGTCAGCTAAAGCGGAAAAAGGCCTTGATGCAGCTTCACTTGACGCCGCACAAATCCCCAGATAGGAACTCCAATCGAGTCCAAGTTCACAGCCACAATCTGACAACACTTCTTACTCTTTCCG AGGAGGATTTACTAATGTCTATCGAAGCAGCAGAGGACACAGCAGATGCTAAAAACAGCAACTCAGACAGTGGGCGGGATTCTCCGAGAAACACATCCTCAGTCTCAACCAT GCGGAGCACCTCCTGCAGCAGCTGGTCAGAGCACAGTGAGGATAACTCCCAGTATGGCACAGGACTCTATAAGTGTCCATCTGTAGACTCGATGGCAAGCACCTTCCTGCCGAGCACTTCTCCTGACTCCACATGTTCCTCCTACACGACACGCATAG GTGTTGCTCGGAGTCAGCCAGGCCGGCTACTTCCTCGCTGGGCGCTGCGTGTCATTTACCCTCTGCTTGCTGTGCTGCTTGGAGTGTGTCTGGCTGTGGTGGGACTCTATGGAAGCTTCTTCTCCAGGACAGTAGTACTCATGTGGCTTGTATCAGCTCTTTCTGCCTTTCTCACCTCTGCTCTGCTGCTGGAACCTCTCAAG GTGTGTGTGCTGGCCTTGATCTACACAGTCCTGTGGAGACCTGTGGATCCAGAGGTGGAGGAGCAGCTGGCTCAGGAGGCCACTGTGGTGAGGCCGTTTGCAGAGCAGAGCGGGAAGGTCCGACCGCCATGCGGCTACGGCCTGCTGCAGGCGAAAGAGGAGGCTCGCAAAGTCCGAGCACTGCAGTCACTTATGAGG caCTGTGTGTGGCAGCTGTTATTTCTGTTGCTGGTGCTGATGGTGAACTACCAGGACGCAACGGAGCAGAGACAGGCCAGGCTTCTGCACTCCACCATCAAACGACGTCTTCACGCGTCACCCTTGGGGTTTCCCAACCTCACCTCACTCAAAGA TTGGTTTGACACAGAGCTGTGGATCAATCACACCTTGGTGCCACATCTCCACCAAAACCCCTCACTGCGACTTGTGGGCTTAACACAGCTGCAGTACACACATGCGCTCGGTAGCCAGGTGGTTCACCTTCAGTCAAACAACAGTGGAACAATACCCCAGCTTGTCACTGCCCCTCACATGGCAGGGAAAAGCAGGAAACA gtTTGAAGCTCTTTCTATAGAGTTCACTCAGTACCACAGAGAGTCTgctttatttctgtgtgtgtgcataaaacTCAAGTGGACTCGGACACAAGCCATCACATCCTGTCTCTCTATCCATCCACTCCTCATCCCTTTATCCGTGTCAGGACTGGACCTTCAGACGGCACTCCCG ATTCTTCTGCTCATCTCTGCTCTCCTGATTGTGCTTGGGGAGCTGTGGTCTGTGGCCACTGAGCGTGCCCAGTATCTGCATCAATGCCATCACTGGTTCCAGCTGCTCCTTGCCTTCTTGTTGCTGACAACAGCTATCCTGCAGCTCCGCTTCCTGTCTTGTGCGTCGTCATGTGTTTCCCAGGTAAAgaataacattttaaacataCTCA CTGCTGGGAACCTTACAGTTTGTGCAGAGGTGGGCTGTGATAGGCAGAGTGTTGCACAGAGCCTGGAGGGAGCTGCTGCCTCTGGCTGTCctactactgctgctgctgctgttctgcactCACCTTGGGAATGTG TAGAAGGTTTCCTGTCAGCACAAGAAACCAGCGTCTCAGTCTTGTCCTTTCTTCATGGTCGGAAGGTCCTGCAAAGAATCTGCCAGCTCCACCCCATCCTGGGCCCTCTCTATGGGCTGCTTCTCATGGGAGGAGGTGTTTGGCTTTTGGCTAGACTCTGCGGAGCTGTTCTTATCCATATTTACAG